The DNA segment GATACTGTTCGACCCGCCAGGCGAAAGAGCAAATGACAACGACTGGGTGCTGGTCCTTAACAAAAAATAGGCATGCTTCGGCTGCGCTCAGCAAGCGTGTGTGGCTCAGAGCACAGAGCACGGAGCATGGAGCACAGAGCACAGGGAAGAGTATTGAAAATAATCAAATAACATATCGATGACATCTGACAAAAGCATTCCGTTTCAGACTATAGACTGGTCTATGATACCCAAAACAGAACATAAAGGTGAAACCGGAACTGCATACTGGCAGACCTTACAATATCCGGGATTAAGGATCCGTATTGTTGAGTATACCCCCGGCTATCTTGCCGATCACTGGTGCCGGAAAGGTCATATTGTTCATTGTCTCGAAGGTGAGTTTGTAAGTCAGCTCAGCGATGGCACAGTGACTCTGTTGAAAAAGGGCATGACATACGTTGTATCTGATGACCTTAGTTCTCACCGTTCTGTCTCTG comes from the Bacteroidales bacterium genome and includes:
- a CDS encoding DHCW motif cupin fold protein, which produces MTSDKSIPFQTIDWSMIPKTEHKGETGTAYWQTLQYPGLRIRIVEYTPGYLADHWCRKGHIVHCLEGEFVSQLSDGTVTLLKKGMTYVVSDDLSSHRSVSAAGVKLLIIDGDFLM